A single window of Chitinophaga sp. XS-30 DNA harbors:
- the traM gene encoding conjugative transposon protein TraM has product MQQTTEQKERTGKALLFAPLVLVPLILLMAWGLGVGKGTEQPKAQKQGLNTSVPEPQLPENPLDKLALYRKADKDSAQREKLMRANPLFNPQQGDEEGEQIPEWMEQYGSKRPIRTNPGGTDETERRVRDQLARLEQQLAQSAESDMPRTPAIQPPTTTAEEAELSALQEQIRQASATSTDSEITAINQMLKNVLDVQHPDLVRERLRSEVPQHTIYPVFTSSRKQWSSSLGVRSGAGDTIPAISAFNDLQSADSQAIAFPNAIRAEIFGTQQVLSGASVTLQLSQDIYVRGQRIVKGVLLSGTGRLTGDRYHVEITSITAGQTVIPIKLTVYDLRGMPGIHISHAISRDVATREATSTMQGMQFMSLDPSLQSQAIGAGIETAKGLFARKARLIKSTLKNGHPVLLIDDSVR; this is encoded by the coding sequence ATGCAACAAACAACCGAACAAAAGGAAAGAACCGGGAAAGCGCTGTTGTTTGCACCTTTGGTACTGGTACCGCTGATCCTGCTGATGGCCTGGGGTCTCGGCGTTGGTAAAGGAACCGAACAGCCTAAAGCGCAAAAACAAGGACTCAACACATCTGTGCCGGAACCCCAACTGCCGGAAAACCCGTTGGACAAATTGGCGCTGTACCGCAAAGCGGATAAGGATTCTGCGCAGCGGGAAAAACTTATGCGGGCAAACCCCCTCTTTAATCCGCAACAAGGAGATGAAGAAGGGGAACAGATTCCGGAATGGATGGAACAATATGGATCAAAGCGCCCCATACGAACTAACCCTGGTGGAACCGATGAAACAGAACGGCGCGTGCGTGACCAGCTGGCGCGGCTGGAACAACAACTGGCGCAGAGCGCTGAATCGGACATGCCGCGCACCCCAGCGATTCAACCACCCACGACAACCGCAGAAGAGGCGGAGCTGTCTGCCCTGCAGGAGCAGATCCGGCAGGCATCCGCCACCTCCACCGATAGCGAAATCACCGCCATCAACCAAATGCTCAAAAACGTACTGGACGTGCAACACCCGGATCTTGTGCGGGAACGTTTGCGATCCGAAGTCCCGCAGCATACCATTTATCCCGTATTTACGTCCAGCCGAAAACAATGGAGTTCTTCGCTGGGTGTCCGTTCCGGAGCCGGGGATACCATTCCGGCAATAAGCGCCTTCAACGATCTTCAATCTGCCGATAGCCAGGCTATAGCTTTTCCCAATGCCATCAGAGCGGAAATTTTTGGCACACAGCAAGTCCTCAGCGGTGCATCTGTTACGCTGCAGCTCTCGCAGGACATCTACGTTCGCGGCCAGCGCATCGTCAAAGGTGTATTGCTCAGCGGTACGGGCCGTTTAACCGGCGATCGGTACCATGTGGAGATAACCTCCATCACCGCCGGACAGACAGTTATTCCCATAAAACTAACGGTGTACGATCTACGCGGAATGCCAGGCATCCATATTTCCCATGCCATCAGCCGTGATGTAGCAACCAGAGAGGCGACCAGTACCATGCAAGGCATGCAATTCATGAGCCTTGACCCCTCCCTACAGTCGCAGGCTATTGGCGCTGGTATCGAAACCGCTAAAGGGTTGTTTGCCCGGAAAGCCAGGCTTATAAAAAGCACCCTGAAAAACGGCCATCCTGTACTTCTGATAGATGACAGTGTTCGATAA
- the traK gene encoding conjugative transposon protein TraK produces MFQQLKNIDRAFTHVRLFSLALIIACTCITCYLTFTAFQAVERERSRIYVLSGGKIMEALASTRGENIPAEAKDHVTEFHRLFFSFSPDYKSIERNIGKALYLADRSAKDQYDNLKEAGYYAGAINANISQEITADSIQLDMSSHPYRFRYYGHQKIDRPTVTIIRRLITEGTLRNIERTENNSHGLLIERWTIINNADESSKPR; encoded by the coding sequence ATGTTTCAACAACTTAAAAATATAGATCGGGCCTTTACGCATGTACGTTTGTTTAGTCTGGCACTCATCATCGCCTGTACCTGCATCACCTGTTACCTGACTTTTACCGCTTTTCAGGCGGTGGAGCGGGAACGCAGCCGCATATATGTATTGAGCGGAGGTAAGATCATGGAAGCGCTGGCTTCCACGAGGGGGGAAAATATACCGGCGGAAGCGAAAGACCATGTAACCGAATTTCACCGGTTGTTCTTTTCCTTTTCGCCCGACTACAAATCCATAGAACGCAATATAGGAAAAGCTCTGTACCTGGCCGACCGGAGCGCGAAGGACCAGTACGACAACCTGAAGGAAGCCGGTTATTATGCCGGGGCCATCAACGCCAATATATCACAAGAGATCACAGCCGACAGCATCCAACTAGATATGAGCAGCCATCCCTATCGTTTCCGGTACTATGGCCATCAGAAAATTGATCGTCCAACAGTAACCATCATACGCAGGTTAATTACAGAAGGGACTTTGAGAAATATAGAACGCACGGAAAACAATTCCCACGGGTTGCTCATTGAGCGCTGGACCATTATCAACAATGCCGATGAAAGCAGTAAACCAAGATAA
- a CDS encoding ArdC family protein, whose amino-acid sequence MKKQTSSSVTNDIYQRITDFVIEQLNNGNIVWRRGWTNGVLPMNIITRQTYHGWNVFWLNFHAAAYGYPHPYYLTFRQAQAAGGSIRKGEKGTPIVFWSKLTAKQDNNDQPEEETKPRPRMVLRQYTVFNIAQTEGIEFKLPEQPASTVPEIDRCEQVVNDMPHAPGVYWNGDRAYYRCATDTVGMPNRELFHSAEECYATLFHELAHSTGHPSRLNRKELIEHDGFGGANYSREELTAELAAAYLCGVCGIEQKVITNTVAYLQSWLRALKNDKTLLMKAAGHAQKAVNYILNIHAVPEDDTIETTQVVSLA is encoded by the coding sequence ATGAAAAAGCAGACAAGCAGCAGCGTTACCAATGACATCTACCAGCGCATCACCGATTTTGTGATCGAGCAATTGAATAATGGAAATATTGTTTGGCGCAGAGGATGGACGAACGGCGTATTGCCGATGAACATCATCACCCGGCAAACCTACCACGGCTGGAATGTGTTTTGGCTGAATTTTCATGCAGCCGCTTACGGCTATCCGCATCCCTATTATCTCACTTTCCGGCAGGCGCAGGCAGCAGGGGGAAGCATTCGGAAAGGCGAAAAAGGAACGCCAATTGTATTCTGGTCAAAACTCACCGCCAAACAGGACAATAACGATCAGCCAGAAGAAGAAACAAAGCCACGCCCCCGCATGGTATTGCGCCAATACACCGTGTTTAACATCGCACAAACGGAAGGCATTGAATTTAAGCTGCCGGAGCAACCCGCCAGCACCGTGCCGGAAATTGACCGCTGCGAACAGGTGGTTAACGATATGCCCCATGCGCCCGGGGTTTACTGGAATGGAGATCGTGCATACTACCGGTGTGCCACCGATACCGTAGGCATGCCCAACCGCGAACTGTTCCACAGCGCAGAAGAATGTTACGCCACCCTGTTTCATGAACTGGCACACAGCACCGGCCACCCCTCCCGGCTCAACCGTAAAGAGTTGATAGAACACGATGGATTCGGCGGAGCAAATTACAGCCGGGAAGAACTCACCGCCGAACTAGCCGCCGCCTACCTGTGCGGGGTATGTGGCATTGAACAGAAAGTAATAACCAATACCGTGGCCTATCTGCAAAGCTGGCTCCGCGCCCTCAAAAACGATAAAACACTTTTGATGAAAGCCGCCGGACACGCTCAAAAGGCCGTGAACTACATTCTTAACATCCATGCCGTTCCGGAGGATGACACTATAGAAACCACACAAGTAGTATCGCTTGCATAG
- a CDS encoding PRTRC system protein C → MLTVTTMERAFHFEQQGEKPIILNDPDSTLSPEEVMDLYAMTYPILTTANVEGPFIEGDCSVYKFRSTLGTKG, encoded by the coding sequence ATGTTAACAGTAACTACCATGGAACGGGCGTTTCATTTTGAACAGCAGGGAGAAAAACCAATCATCCTGAATGACCCGGACAGCACACTTTCACCGGAAGAAGTAATGGATTTGTACGCCATGACTTACCCGATTTTGACCACCGCCAATGTGGAAGGCCCGTTTATAGAGGGGGATTGCTCCGTGTATAAATTCCGCTCCACCCTTGGCACCAAAGGATAG
- a CDS encoding single-stranded DNA-binding protein, producing the protein MELIGNIVSNARVHEFKSGAKVVNFTIAINRGYTNKQKEWKQETVYFDCSYWNRTAVAPHITTGKLVQVEGHITGANVWVNRKGEPQGNVSFRAASIQLHGSKGAATSAKPAEANQPAENTVDDLPF; encoded by the coding sequence ATGGAACTCATAGGAAACATCGTAAGCAATGCACGGGTGCATGAATTTAAATCAGGGGCTAAAGTGGTGAATTTCACCATCGCCATTAACCGAGGCTATACGAACAAACAGAAAGAGTGGAAGCAGGAAACAGTCTATTTCGATTGCAGTTATTGGAACCGTACCGCCGTAGCACCGCACATTACCACCGGCAAATTGGTGCAGGTAGAAGGCCACATAACCGGTGCCAATGTGTGGGTAAACAGAAAAGGAGAACCGCAGGGCAATGTTTCTTTCCGTGCGGCCTCCATCCAACTGCATGGCAGCAAAGGCGCGGCCACATCAGCCAAACCAGCAGAGGCAAATCAACCCGCAGAGAACACAGTAGATGATCTTCCCTTCTAA
- the traJ gene encoding conjugative transposon protein TraJ, producing the protein MKNVWNGTVLLLVGVLLPGLCLAQSTGEDIAGGIRSMHEVLANLKDEMLPLCADLINAGRAIGGFGATFYIGYRVWRHIANAEPVDVFPLLRPFVLCGVLLFFPNVIRLMDTILYPTVAGTQKMVDASNETVKKLFEAKEKAMRETPKWRMLVGETGLGDRNLWLEEYAPEDVGDENWFEKLGNNFMFTVDKMYYNFKNEVKEFIAIVLQILYEAVALCINTLRTFNLIILAILGPIVFGLSCFDGFTHTLNVYLGRYINCYLWLPVANIFGALLGKIQENMIRMDTSQIIQTGDSFFNPSDLGYIIFMIIGIVGYTTVPSISEYIVHVGSGGALREKVTGMAGNAMGQIPGVQSMGGGFGSSGERSAGMSGDMYGDAQGRMSGGMAGSGTSGGYFQDKVGR; encoded by the coding sequence ATGAAAAACGTGTGGAATGGAACTGTACTGCTCTTGGTGGGCGTACTGCTGCCCGGTCTGTGCCTGGCACAGTCCACCGGTGAGGATATTGCCGGAGGCATCCGCAGCATGCATGAAGTATTGGCCAATCTCAAAGATGAAATGCTGCCCCTGTGTGCCGACCTGATCAATGCGGGCCGGGCTATTGGGGGATTTGGGGCCACGTTTTATATCGGTTACCGGGTATGGCGGCACATCGCGAACGCGGAGCCTGTTGATGTATTCCCCTTGCTCCGGCCTTTTGTGCTCTGTGGGGTCCTTTTATTCTTTCCCAACGTGATCCGGCTGATGGACACCATACTCTACCCCACCGTTGCAGGAACACAGAAAATGGTGGATGCTTCCAATGAAACGGTGAAGAAGCTGTTCGAGGCAAAAGAGAAAGCCATGCGCGAAACGCCCAAATGGCGGATGCTGGTTGGAGAAACGGGTTTGGGTGATCGGAATCTCTGGCTAGAAGAATATGCCCCGGAAGATGTAGGGGACGAAAACTGGTTCGAGAAGCTCGGCAACAATTTTATGTTCACGGTGGACAAGATGTATTACAATTTTAAGAACGAGGTGAAGGAATTTATAGCCATCGTTCTGCAGATCCTTTACGAAGCCGTTGCCCTTTGTATCAATACCCTGCGCACCTTCAATCTGATCATCCTCGCTATTCTGGGTCCCATCGTTTTTGGACTTTCCTGTTTTGACGGGTTCACCCATACGCTGAATGTATATCTGGGCCGCTACATCAATTGTTACCTGTGGCTTCCGGTGGCGAATATTTTTGGTGCATTACTGGGGAAGATTCAGGAGAATATGATACGAATGGATACCTCTCAGATCATCCAAACCGGCGATTCCTTTTTTAATCCCTCCGATCTCGGTTACATCATATTTATGATCATCGGAATTGTCGGTTATACCACCGTACCCAGTATCAGCGAATACATTGTACATGTGGGGTCAGGAGGCGCACTGCGGGAGAAAGTGACCGGTATGGCGGGCAATGCAATGGGACAAATTCCCGGTGTGCAGTCCATGGGTGGCGGGTTTGGCAGCAGTGGTGAACGCTCAGCAGGTATGTCGGGAGATATGTACGGAGACGCGCAAGGCCGCATGTCTGGTGGTATGGCGGGTTCAGGAACAAGTGGAGGATACTTCCAGGATAAGGTAGGCCGCTAA
- a CDS encoding TerB family tellurite resistance protein, whose translation MKKLIAAGYFLLMGILWPGKSRAQEQEIAQLLLNVEKLAQFKSILQNMYDGYKTLSDGYNKVRDVASGNFKLHQVFLDGLYAVSPDVRKYWRVADIIEMQIKVLDEKKKALSMFRSADVFSAGNMEVLEKTLSKLSSGSFLELEELLLLLTAGEMRMNDAERLEGIDRLHNNMQGRLIALRKFTTEARLLAVQLTREKAEISTLRQQHGIQ comes from the coding sequence ATGAAAAAGTTGATAGCGGCAGGGTATTTCCTGCTGATGGGAATCTTATGGCCCGGAAAATCCCGGGCGCAGGAACAGGAAATTGCCCAACTTCTATTGAACGTAGAGAAGCTGGCGCAGTTCAAATCCATCTTGCAGAACATGTACGATGGTTATAAGACGCTCAGCGATGGCTACAATAAGGTGCGGGATGTGGCATCCGGCAACTTTAAGCTGCATCAGGTATTTCTGGATGGTCTGTATGCCGTCAGCCCCGATGTACGAAAATACTGGCGGGTAGCCGATATCATCGAAATGCAGATTAAGGTATTGGACGAGAAAAAAAAGGCGCTTTCGATGTTTCGGTCTGCCGACGTTTTTTCCGCGGGAAACATGGAGGTTTTGGAGAAAACATTATCGAAACTCTCCTCCGGCAGCTTTTTGGAATTGGAGGAATTGCTACTTCTGCTTACCGCCGGAGAAATGCGTATGAACGATGCAGAGCGACTGGAAGGCATTGACCGGCTGCACAACAATATGCAGGGGCGGCTGATCGCTTTGCGGAAGTTCACAACAGAGGCACGACTGCTGGCCGTGCAACTCACCCGCGAAAAAGCGGAAATCAGTACGCTGCGGCAGCAACACGGCATACAATAG
- a CDS encoding conjugal transfer protein TraI: MRRWILGSMVMGMMLCMLPASPAAAQLPILEIIKAAVVKAIKAADLAIQRIQNQTIKLQNAQKALENTLSKLKLNEIGDWVDKQREQYAVYYEELMRVRTAIAYGQKVREAIQLQLSMVEEYRRAIQAVSKDTNFTPDQVIQMIGYYTALIEESARSIGQLESVVTSFSLQMPDAARVERIAAVTEEIRNQLTRLRRYTYGNALYSMQKTRDYGELLRIKALYGIE; this comes from the coding sequence ATGAGGAGATGGATCTTAGGGTCTATGGTCATGGGTATGATGCTGTGTATGCTGCCTGCTTCTCCGGCTGCAGCACAGCTTCCCATATTGGAAATTATCAAAGCTGCGGTGGTGAAAGCCATCAAGGCCGCTGATCTGGCTATTCAGCGCATCCAGAACCAGACCATCAAACTGCAGAACGCGCAAAAAGCGCTGGAAAACACCCTTTCAAAATTAAAACTCAATGAAATAGGTGATTGGGTGGACAAACAGCGGGAGCAGTACGCCGTGTATTACGAAGAACTGATGCGTGTACGCACCGCCATTGCCTACGGACAAAAAGTGCGGGAGGCCATTCAATTGCAACTCTCAATGGTAGAGGAATACCGCCGTGCCATTCAGGCGGTAAGCAAAGACACCAACTTCACGCCAGATCAGGTAATTCAAATGATCGGCTATTACACGGCGCTGATCGAGGAAAGTGCCCGAAGCATTGGCCAGCTCGAATCTGTGGTAACCTCATTCTCTTTACAAATGCCGGACGCTGCCCGCGTGGAAAGGATCGCCGCCGTTACAGAAGAAATCCGAAACCAACTCACTCGCCTGCGCCGATACACTTATGGTAATGCCCTGTACAGTATGCAGAAGACCCGCGACTACGGTGAACTGCTGCGTATAAAGGCATTGTATGGCATCGAATAG
- a CDS encoding DUF4138 domain-containing protein — protein MKQRIIFYTLFFFPVLSFFNGNAQSQPSFDSFIPVSEQATTILIFPASIEDADLGTAAVQMEPFLRGENVLRLKALQRDFQPSNLCVITADGRLYEFHIVYDDYPSTTKHDFTTTDPQTLPSAVVRFPGNEPPRTSIDQTARMIAELPALYHRPRDKAGEVNLALTGIYVQQGMLYFRFGMYNQSGIPYCPDGLRIFIRDRRKQKRSSERIQELSPHALYMPTEVEAHQKSVWVAVFPLFTITDSKILHLQVGEKNGDRGLTLRIRGHKLLRSRPLVH, from the coding sequence ATGAAACAACGCATCATTTTTTATACCCTGTTCTTTTTTCCGGTTCTGAGTTTCTTTAACGGGAATGCACAGTCCCAACCTTCTTTCGACAGCTTTATACCCGTATCAGAACAAGCTACCACGATACTTATCTTCCCCGCCAGCATTGAGGATGCAGACCTGGGCACCGCCGCCGTTCAGATGGAACCCTTCCTGCGGGGAGAAAATGTGTTGCGGCTCAAAGCGCTTCAGCGGGACTTTCAACCGAGCAACCTATGTGTAATAACCGCTGACGGGAGACTGTACGAATTCCATATTGTGTACGACGACTATCCATCCACTACAAAACATGATTTTACCACTACTGATCCACAAACACTGCCTTCAGCAGTCGTTCGTTTTCCAGGAAACGAACCTCCCCGCACGAGTATCGACCAAACCGCAAGGATGATCGCTGAACTTCCCGCTTTGTACCATCGACCAAGAGACAAGGCGGGCGAGGTGAACCTTGCTTTAACGGGCATCTATGTACAGCAGGGAATGTTGTATTTCCGGTTTGGAATGTACAACCAATCCGGCATCCCGTACTGCCCGGATGGACTGCGCATATTCATCCGCGACAGGCGCAAACAGAAACGCAGTTCCGAACGCATTCAGGAACTCTCCCCCCATGCGCTGTACATGCCTACGGAGGTGGAAGCGCATCAAAAGAGTGTGTGGGTAGCTGTATTTCCTTTGTTCACAATAACAGACAGCAAAATCCTGCACTTGCAGGTAGGTGAAAAAAACGGGGATCGCGGCCTGACGCTCCGGATTCGCGGCCACAAGCTCCTGCGAAGCCGGCCCCTTGTACATTAA
- a CDS encoding PRTRC system protein B has product MNCIADTFNEDFTPVKFLAIYCHQQKDQYHVESYDPSPSGRPINAHPLGAAEASSLGRILSNTDNPSHFLLPKGIMPDQVLHLSAKDEGSAIWHTPAIQRQLYFSENLKIPSGKAWTPPLLWVASRKSLRIFALRTETKPDTMTVLYHAPFFNTNAKGDVCMGTVKIDIPETVSLETFMYKWEKYFFSSYFSHSNMGRSPLTGNIVSCWKKLIDTDARFPVEALRKQSVTLKKLL; this is encoded by the coding sequence ATGAATTGTATAGCCGACACCTTTAATGAAGATTTTACACCAGTCAAATTTCTGGCCATCTACTGCCACCAGCAAAAAGACCAATACCATGTTGAAAGCTATGATCCGTCACCGAGCGGACGCCCCATCAATGCCCATCCATTGGGTGCTGCCGAGGCGAGTTCGCTTGGCCGCATCCTGTCCAATACTGACAACCCTTCGCATTTCCTGCTCCCGAAAGGGATAATGCCCGATCAGGTATTGCACCTCTCCGCGAAAGATGAAGGCAGCGCAATCTGGCACACTCCGGCAATACAACGACAGCTCTACTTTTCTGAAAACCTGAAAATTCCCTCCGGCAAAGCATGGACACCACCTTTGTTGTGGGTAGCCAGCCGGAAGAGTCTCCGCATTTTTGCCCTGCGTACCGAAACAAAGCCGGATACTATGACGGTTTTATACCACGCACCTTTTTTCAACACCAACGCCAAAGGAGACGTTTGTATGGGAACCGTGAAAATTGATATTCCCGAAACCGTATCGCTGGAAACGTTTATGTACAAATGGGAGAAATATTTCTTCAGCAGCTATTTTTCCCACAGCAATATGGGGCGTTCGCCACTCACTGGTAATATAGTTAGCTGTTGGAAAAAACTCATAGATACGGATGCCCGGTTTCCAGTGGAAGCCTTGCGCAAACAGTCAGTCACTTTAAAGAAACTATTATGA
- a CDS encoding PRTRC system ThiF family protein, with the protein MKKTITLPKMHFAHEALIRPTNPISVNVIGAGATGSFLVSGLSRLHRALQASGHPGFQVRLIDRDTISAANVARQLFFDAEIGLDKAPTLISRINRAMGLNWKGIPCRYEKATADYLNEVEAATATITISCVDTIKARFEIGEMLSHFHEKFRWHRDQPIYWMDLGNAETTGQVILSTVYDVKQPKSNLYKPVPRLPTVIKEFGKVLKAQRPSEQNTPSCSLVEALEKQDLFINPAIAADGCQLLRDLIRRAMTDVRGVFINLERFRHTALRVE; encoded by the coding sequence ATGAAAAAAACGATAACACTACCCAAAATGCATTTTGCACACGAAGCCCTGATCCGGCCTACGAATCCAATCAGTGTCAATGTAATAGGAGCGGGGGCTACCGGTTCCTTTCTGGTCAGTGGACTTTCCCGCCTGCACCGTGCGCTGCAAGCCTCCGGGCATCCGGGCTTTCAGGTCAGGCTGATAGACAGGGATACGATCAGTGCCGCTAACGTAGCCCGTCAGCTTTTCTTTGATGCTGAAATAGGGCTGGATAAAGCCCCTACTTTAATCAGCCGCATTAACCGGGCAATGGGATTAAACTGGAAAGGAATCCCCTGTCGCTACGAGAAAGCTACCGCCGATTATTTGAACGAAGTAGAAGCCGCAACCGCCACCATTACCATCAGTTGTGTAGATACCATTAAAGCACGTTTTGAGATAGGAGAAATGCTCTCCCATTTTCATGAGAAATTCCGCTGGCACCGTGACCAGCCAATCTACTGGATGGATTTGGGCAACGCCGAAACCACCGGGCAGGTCATCCTTTCAACGGTTTATGATGTTAAACAGCCGAAATCCAATCTTTACAAACCCGTTCCCCGCCTGCCCACGGTCATTAAAGAGTTTGGAAAAGTGCTGAAAGCGCAACGCCCTTCGGAACAAAACACGCCGAGCTGCTCACTCGTAGAAGCCCTTGAAAAACAAGACCTGTTCATCAATCCCGCTATAGCGGCAGATGGGTGCCAGTTGCTGCGCGATTTGATCCGCAGGGCAATGACTGATGTTCGGGGCGTGTTTATTAATCTGGAAAGGTTTAGGCATACGGCGTTAAGGGTGGAGTAG